The following are encoded together in the Ictidomys tridecemlineatus isolate mIctTri1 chromosome X, mIctTri1.hap1, whole genome shotgun sequence genome:
- the LOC101964946 gene encoding ferritin heavy chain, with protein MVPIMVPIMVSQVRHNYHPDCEAAVNSQIQVQLHASYVYLSLAFFCHRPQVALEHFASFFLRLSHEWRDRAEKLMELQNQRGGHVRLHDVQQPEGSAWHSGLQAMECAFHLEKSLNQGLLELHHLAAERGDPHLCQFLQRHYLHQQVLIIRELAGYLTNLRRMVRGSPLSSSFVPKVGKREGGVKF; from the coding sequence ATGGTGCCCATCATGGTGCCCATCATGGTGTCGCAGGTGCGCCACAACTACCACCCCGACTGCGAGGCCGCTGTCAACAGCCAGATCCAGGTGCAACTGCACGCCTCCTACGTCTACCTGTCCTTGGCCTTCTTCTGCCACCGCCCACAAGTGGCCCTGGAGCACTTCGCCAGCTTCTTCCTGCGCCTGTCGCACGAGTGGAGGGACCGCGCCGAGAAGCTGATGGAGCTGCAGAACCAGCGCGGAGGCCACGTCCGGCTCCACGACGTCCAGCAGCCCGAGGGCAGCGCCTGGCACAGCGGCCTCCAGGCCATGGAGTGCGCCTTCCACCTGGAGAAGAGCCTCAACCAGGGCCTCCTGGAGCTGCACCACCTGGCCGCCGAGAGGGGCGACCCCCACCTCTGCCAGTTCCTGCAGCGCCACTATCTGCACCAGCAGGTCCTCATCATCCGTGAGCTGGCCGGCTACCTGACCAACCTGCGCAGGATGGTGAGAGGCTCACCTCTATCCAGCTCTTTTGTCCCAAAGGTGGGAAAACGGGAAGGTGGGGTGAAGTTTTAG